A genomic segment from Chiloscyllium plagiosum isolate BGI_BamShark_2017 unplaced genomic scaffold, ASM401019v2 scaf_1803, whole genome shotgun sequence encodes:
- the LOC122546551 gene encoding transmembrane 6 superfamily member 2-like, which translates to MFYLVPFFGLALYGLLEPGCEWMPDLTVVFAGAIAQAQFSHIGASLHTRTSLTYRVPQNEVSSFLYTNILFAVGAQLLAFRCITFSSFFRREIPRNINELEKKIN; encoded by the exons ATGTTCTACCTTGTGCCATTCTTTGGCCTGGCACTTTACGGCCTGTTGGAACCCGGCTGTGAATGGATGCCTGATCTGACCGTGGTGTTTGCAGGAGCCATAGCCCAA GCTCAGTTTTCTCACATTGGCGCTTCCTTACACACTCGTACTTCCCTTACCTACCGAGTACCCCAGAATGAGGTCTCGTCCTTCCTCTACACCAACATCCTCTTCGCTGTTGGCGCTCAGCTCTTGGCATTTCGCTGTATCACTTTTTCTAGCTTCTTCCGGAGGGAAATACCCAGAAATATCAACGAGCTGGAGAAGAAAATCAACTAA